One segment of Haloplanus natans DSM 17983 DNA contains the following:
- a CDS encoding ABC transporter permease — MGADYGGYGSDEETRVFGVRIDRFDTFRETLAGDYKATLGLVIVVTFVLAAVFAPELAPYDPMAQEFAIMQPPSLSSAHPFGTDSFGRDLLSRMMHGARISLAVGLAAVSVAAVVGIGLGLVAGYYGGAVDDALMRFVDVLWAFPWLLVAIMLVAIFGQGVWNVIAAIAFAYIDDFARIARSEVLSIREEEFVLAAKNIGLGDREIMIEEVLPNAVAPLIVQFTVLVARAMLAESTLSFLGIGVKPTTPTWGALLGQGRSLIGQAWWISIIPGIAIVVTVLGINLFGDALRDAFDVRGEEGSA; from the coding sequence ATGGGCGCCGACTACGGCGGGTACGGGAGCGACGAGGAGACCCGCGTGTTCGGGGTTCGAATCGACCGATTCGACACGTTCCGGGAGACGCTCGCCGGCGATTACAAGGCCACGCTCGGTCTCGTTATCGTCGTCACCTTCGTCCTCGCGGCCGTCTTCGCGCCAGAGCTAGCGCCCTACGACCCGATGGCTCAGGAGTTCGCCATCATGCAGCCGCCGTCGCTGTCGAGTGCCCACCCGTTCGGCACCGACTCCTTCGGCCGGGACCTGCTCTCGCGGATGATGCACGGCGCCCGAATCAGCCTCGCGGTCGGGCTCGCCGCCGTCTCCGTCGCCGCAGTCGTCGGCATCGGACTGGGCCTCGTCGCCGGCTACTACGGCGGTGCCGTCGACGACGCGCTCATGCGCTTTGTCGACGTGCTCTGGGCGTTCCCGTGGCTCCTCGTGGCGATCATGCTCGTCGCCATCTTCGGCCAGGGCGTCTGGAACGTCATCGCCGCCATCGCCTTCGCGTACATCGACGACTTCGCCCGTATCGCGCGCAGCGAGGTGCTGTCGATCCGCGAAGAGGAGTTCGTCCTCGCGGCCAAGAACATCGGCCTCGGCGACAGGGAGATCATGATCGAGGAGGTGCTGCCGAACGCGGTGGCGCCGCTGATCGTCCAGTTCACCGTCCTCGTCGCCCGCGCGATGCTCGCCGAGAGCACGCTCTCCTTTCTCGGTATCGGCGTCAAACCGACCACACCGACCTGGGGGGCGCTGCTCGGCCAGGGCCGGAGCCTCATCGGCCAGGCCTGGTGGATATCGATCATCCCCGGCATCGCCATCGTCGTTACGGTACTCGGCATCAACCTCTTCGGCGACGCGCTCCGCGACGCCTTCGACGTGCGTGGGGAGGAGGGATCGGCGTGA
- a CDS encoding HTH domain-containing protein: MDGDVAVHDVFQPLVITLAVYAGTHVWGLFPCDIDGERVTVDDCLDAFLQRRSPVEPLSPG; encoded by the coding sequence ATGGACGGCGACGTAGCCGTTCATGACGTCTTCCAGCCCCTGGTGATCACGCTGGCGGTGTACGCCGGCACCCACGTGTGGGGACTCTTTCCGTGTGACATCGACGGGGAACGCGTGACCGTCGACGACTGTCTCGACGCCTTCCTGCAACGTCGTTCCCCCGTGGAACCGCTGTCGCCGGGCTGA
- a CDS encoding ABC transporter ATP-binding protein, which translates to MTLLDIEGLEVTFPVEGGPDVPAVDGVDLSVEAGEIHGLVGESGSGKSVTARSIMRLLDGAEVAADRFDYRGEDLYAKSDAEMRRVRGDEIGMVFQDSLSALNPVMTVGEQIAEVVRHHGDVDESAGLLGELRRKYVTGTSKSAPSWRRAVSLLETVGIADPEAIATSYPHQLSGGQRQRVMIASALGGDPSLIVADEPTTALDVTVEAGILNELRRLCEEFDVAILLITHDLGVVAETCDSVTVMYSGSVMEHGTTERLFENPAHPYTKGLLRSIPEGAATGSELTTIPGSAPEPTERPDGCPFRDRCPAAFDACSEPLPEHVVDEGHVAHCHLYAEGDGPGEVTWDAAAAATESVDDGTTDAAERTATTEVTDR; encoded by the coding sequence GTGACACTCCTCGACATCGAGGGACTGGAAGTCACCTTCCCGGTCGAGGGCGGGCCGGACGTGCCCGCCGTCGACGGCGTCGATCTCTCGGTCGAAGCGGGCGAGATTCACGGCCTCGTCGGCGAGTCCGGGTCGGGCAAGAGCGTCACCGCCCGGTCGATCATGCGCCTGCTCGACGGCGCCGAGGTGGCCGCGGATCGCTTCGACTACCGCGGCGAGGACCTCTACGCCAAATCCGATGCCGAGATGCGACGGGTCCGCGGCGACGAGATCGGCATGGTATTTCAGGACTCGCTCTCGGCGCTCAACCCGGTGATGACCGTCGGCGAACAGATCGCGGAGGTCGTCAGACACCACGGCGACGTGGACGAGTCGGCCGGCCTCCTGGGCGAACTCCGCCGCAAATACGTCACCGGGACGAGCAAATCCGCTCCGTCGTGGCGTCGCGCCGTTTCCCTGCTCGAGACGGTCGGGATCGCGGACCCCGAGGCGATCGCCACCTCGTACCCCCACCAGCTCTCCGGCGGCCAGCGCCAGCGCGTGATGATCGCGTCGGCGCTCGGGGGCGATCCCTCGCTCATCGTCGCCGACGAGCCCACCACCGCACTCGACGTGACCGTCGAAGCGGGCATCCTCAACGAACTCCGGCGGCTCTGCGAGGAGTTCGACGTGGCGATCCTGCTGATCACTCACGACCTCGGCGTCGTCGCCGAGACGTGTGACAGCGTGACCGTCATGTACTCGGGGTCGGTGATGGAGCACGGAACGACCGAGAGGCTGTTCGAGAACCCGGCACATCCCTACACCAAGGGGTTGCTCCGAAGCATTCCCGAAGGGGCGGCGACGGGCAGCGAACTGACGACGATTCCGGGATCCGCACCGGAGCCGACCGAACGCCCCGACGGCTGTCCCTTCCGGGACCGCTGTCCCGCCGCCTTCGACGCGTGTTCCGAACCGCTCCCCGAACACGTCGTCGACGAGGGCCACGTCGCACACTGTCACCTCTACGCCGAGGGTGACGGGCCCGGCGAAGTGACCTGGGACGCCGCCGCGGCGGCGACCGAGAGCGTCGACGACGGAACGACCGATGCGGCCGAGCGGACGGCCACGACGGAGGTGACCGACCGATGA
- a CDS encoding Hsp20/alpha crystallin family protein: MSRQFDDATGTWDAENPFGRMATGMESMSIDLVEADGEFVVTADLPGFERDEVEIQVTDHTLRIEADREEATEEGEGDYLRRERRQESMHRSIRLPDKIDTESVNARMKNGVLTVTLPRLDTEEARSIEIE, encoded by the coding sequence ATGAGCCGGCAGTTCGACGATGCGACCGGTACGTGGGACGCGGAGAACCCGTTCGGTCGGATGGCTACGGGGATGGAGTCGATGTCGATAGATCTCGTCGAGGCGGACGGCGAGTTCGTCGTGACCGCCGACCTGCCGGGGTTCGAACGTGACGAGGTCGAGATCCAGGTGACGGATCACACGCTCCGCATCGAGGCCGACCGCGAGGAGGCGACGGAGGAAGGCGAGGGGGACTACCTCCGACGCGAACGGCGCCAGGAGTCGATGCACCGATCCATCCGCCTCCCCGACAAGATCGACACGGAGTCGGTGAACGCCCGGATGAAAAACGGCGTGTTGACCGTGACGCTCCCCCGTCTCGACACCGAGGAGGCACGGTCGATCGAGATCGAATAG
- the rtcA gene encoding RNA 3'-terminal phosphate cyclase: protein MRTVDGADGGGQLLRTALSLSAVTGTPFRIENIRGERPNPGLKPQHLTAVEVMAELCGADVESAELGAESLTFRPGDKRHTSLRADIGTAGSVTLLFDTVLPVAVVDDEPYRLTATGGTDVNWSPTIEYHRSVKFPLLAAQGVDAAIDPARTGFYPAGGGKATLQVTPASLSPFGLDRRGDLDGVGLYSKASESLADRNVADRQAAHAREELDAAGVSATVQRVEYVETASPGSSLLLRANYEHTVAGFDALGERGRTSEAVAEDAVRRFRAFHDTAAAVDPHMADQLLVVLALVGGRVRIPALTDHVRTNLALLDRFGSDVDIDPAADGTHLIEANAHPAVD, encoded by the coding sequence ATGCGTACCGTCGACGGCGCCGACGGCGGGGGCCAGTTGCTCCGGACGGCATTGAGCCTCTCGGCCGTCACCGGGACCCCGTTTCGGATCGAGAATATCCGCGGCGAGCGTCCGAATCCGGGGCTCAAACCGCAGCATCTCACGGCGGTCGAGGTGATGGCGGAGCTCTGTGGCGCCGACGTGGAGAGCGCCGAACTCGGTGCGGAGTCACTGACCTTCCGTCCGGGGGACAAACGGCACACGTCGCTCCGGGCCGACATCGGCACGGCCGGGAGCGTCACGCTCCTGTTCGACACAGTCCTGCCGGTCGCGGTTGTCGACGACGAACCGTACCGGCTGACGGCGACCGGTGGGACGGACGTGAACTGGTCGCCGACGATCGAGTACCACCGGTCGGTGAAGTTTCCGTTGCTCGCCGCCCAGGGGGTCGACGCCGCTATCGATCCGGCGAGGACCGGCTTTTATCCAGCCGGCGGCGGGAAGGCCACCCTGCAGGTGACGCCCGCGTCGCTCTCGCCGTTCGGCCTCGACCGCCGTGGCGACCTCGACGGGGTCGGCCTCTACTCCAAAGCGTCCGAGTCGCTCGCCGACCGGAACGTGGCGGATCGGCAGGCGGCACACGCACGCGAGGAACTAGACGCGGCGGGAGTGTCGGCGACGGTGCAGCGCGTCGAGTACGTCGAGACGGCGTCACCGGGATCGTCGCTTCTCCTCCGTGCGAACTACGAACACACGGTGGCCGGGTTCGACGCCCTCGGTGAACGCGGCCGCACGTCAGAGGCCGTCGCCGAGGACGCCGTCCGACGGTTCAGAGCGTTTCACGACACGGCCGCGGCGGTCGATCCCCACATGGCCGACCAACTGCTGGTCGTTCTCGCGCTCGTCGGCGGGCGCGTCCGGATTCCGGCGCTCACCGACCACGTGCGGACGAACCTGGCTCTCCTCGATCGGTTCGGGAGCGACGTGGATATCGACCCGGCGGCGGACGGGACGCATCTGATCGAGGCGAACGCGCATCCGGCGGTCGATTGA
- a CDS encoding ABC transporter ATP-binding protein yields MSTTDTTSDATDARPPELLRATNLKKHFPLDDGLFDRLFGKSQVVRAVDGVDLTVHAGETVGIVGESGSGKSTLGRTVSRLYEPTDGSITFDGEHIETHSGRELRPIRRRVQYVFQDPISALNPRKTVGESVARPLSVHDIADGEAKWERVADLFEEVGLARSQLGAYPHELSGGQRQRVGLCRALVTEPDLVVFDEPVSALDVTLQAQILNLINRLQREFELSYLLISHDLNVVRQVCDRIAVMYAGEIVERGTVADIFENPKHPYTRALLDAIPQVEGGKRGERKSLGGEPPSATNPPTGCRFHPRCPEFIDGSCSGQKPALQSVDDAGHEAACHWLDRSEGERATHTPPSPSEREVIRESSD; encoded by the coding sequence ATGAGCACGACCGATACGACGAGCGACGCGACCGACGCACGGCCACCGGAACTCCTGCGAGCGACGAACCTGAAGAAGCATTTCCCGCTCGACGATGGGCTCTTCGACCGCCTGTTCGGCAAGAGTCAGGTGGTCCGCGCCGTCGACGGCGTCGACCTGACCGTCCACGCCGGCGAGACGGTCGGCATCGTCGGCGAATCCGGGTCGGGCAAGAGCACGCTCGGCCGGACCGTCTCGCGGCTGTACGAGCCCACGGACGGGAGCATCACGTTCGACGGCGAACATATCGAGACCCACTCCGGGCGGGAGCTTCGCCCGATCCGGCGACGGGTCCAGTACGTCTTTCAGGACCCGATATCGGCGCTCAACCCGCGCAAGACGGTCGGCGAGAGCGTCGCACGCCCGCTCTCGGTCCACGACATCGCCGACGGCGAGGCGAAGTGGGAGCGCGTCGCCGACCTGTTCGAGGAGGTCGGACTCGCACGGTCACAGCTCGGCGCCTACCCCCACGAACTCTCTGGCGGCCAGCGCCAGCGGGTCGGCCTCTGTCGGGCCCTCGTGACCGAACCCGACCTCGTCGTCTTCGACGAACCCGTCTCGGCGCTCGACGTGACCCTACAGGCACAGATCCTCAACCTCATCAACCGTCTCCAGCGGGAGTTCGAACTCTCCTACCTGCTGATCTCGCACGACCTCAACGTCGTCCGGCAGGTGTGTGACCGCATCGCAGTGATGTACGCCGGCGAAATCGTCGAACGGGGAACGGTGGCGGACATCTTCGAGAACCCGAAGCATCCGTACACGCGGGCGCTCCTCGACGCCATCCCGCAGGTCGAAGGGGGGAAACGGGGCGAGCGGAAGTCCCTCGGCGGCGAACCGCCGAGCGCGACGAACCCGCCCACGGGCTGTCGGTTCCATCCCCGGTGTCCCGAGTTCATCGACGGTTCCTGTTCGGGGCAGAAACCGGCGCTCCAGTCCGTCGACGACGCCGGCCACGAGGCCGCCTGTCACTGGCTCGACCGGAGCGAGGGCGAGCGGGCGACACACACCCCGCCCTCGCCGTCCGAACGGGAGGTCATCCGGGAGTCGAGCGACTAG
- a CDS encoding GTPBP1 family GTP-binding protein, translating into MTADRALLERALERGEEEGGPIEFKERLSREVHLVDGRMESLAAQLRHRVLSGDGEATYVVGVTDDGHIAGIHPTDFSESMDVLSLLAEEAGAHIEDVETWGVGGEDESGLVGVATIREGAILDTDDSHIVVGTAGHVDHGKSTLVGTLVTGQADDGQGSTRSYLDVQPHEVERGLSADLSYAVYGFDDAGPVRMDNPHRKSDRARVVEEADRLVSFVDTVGHEPWLRTTIRGLVGQKLDYGLLTVAADDGPTKTTREHLGILLATELPTMVAITKTDVVSEDRVHEVERAVERLLRDVEETPLRIERHGVATAAEEIGDVVPILKTSAVAGTGLDDLDDLFERLPKTNGGDGDFRMYIDRTYSVTGVGAVASGTVNSGTVEAGDDLLLGPMPDGTFREVEVRSIEMHYHRVDRAEAGRIVGIALKGVAEREIERGMVLLPADADPTPVREFEAEVVVLNHPTRIGTGYEPVVHLETISEAAVFRPEGGHLLPGDRGTASVEFKFRPYLIEEGQRFVFREGRSKGVGTVIGVDE; encoded by the coding sequence ATGACCGCCGATCGGGCCCTGCTGGAACGGGCCCTCGAGCGCGGGGAAGAGGAGGGTGGCCCAATCGAGTTTAAGGAGCGGCTCTCCCGCGAAGTCCACCTTGTCGACGGCCGGATGGAGAGCCTGGCGGCGCAGTTGCGCCACCGCGTGCTCTCCGGCGACGGCGAGGCGACGTACGTCGTGGGCGTCACCGACGACGGCCACATCGCCGGCATCCATCCGACCGATTTCTCCGAATCGATGGACGTGCTCTCCTTGCTCGCCGAGGAGGCGGGCGCCCACATCGAGGACGTGGAGACGTGGGGTGTCGGCGGCGAGGACGAAAGTGGGCTGGTAGGCGTCGCCACCATCCGTGAGGGAGCGATCCTCGACACCGACGACTCACACATCGTCGTCGGGACGGCGGGACACGTCGATCACGGCAAGAGCACGCTCGTCGGGACCCTGGTGACGGGACAGGCCGACGACGGGCAGGGGAGTACGCGCTCGTATCTCGACGTACAGCCCCACGAGGTCGAGCGGGGCCTCTCGGCGGATCTTTCCTACGCGGTGTATGGCTTCGACGATGCGGGGCCGGTGCGGATGGACAACCCCCACCGAAAGAGCGACCGCGCCCGGGTGGTCGAGGAGGCGGACCGACTGGTTTCGTTCGTCGACACCGTGGGTCACGAACCGTGGCTGCGGACGACGATCAGGGGCTTGGTGGGCCAGAAACTCGACTACGGTCTGTTGACCGTCGCGGCCGACGACGGCCCGACGAAGACCACGCGCGAACACCTCGGCATCCTGCTCGCGACGGAGCTGCCGACGATGGTCGCTATCACCAAGACGGACGTGGTGAGCGAGGACCGCGTCCACGAGGTCGAACGCGCCGTCGAACGCCTCCTGCGGGACGTGGAGGAGACGCCGCTCCGGATCGAACGACACGGCGTGGCGACGGCGGCCGAGGAGATCGGCGACGTGGTGCCCATCCTGAAAACCAGCGCCGTTGCCGGGACGGGGCTGGACGACCTCGACGACCTGTTCGAGCGCCTCCCCAAGACCAACGGCGGGGACGGCGACTTCCGGATGTACATCGACCGCACCTACTCGGTGACGGGCGTCGGCGCCGTCGCCTCCGGTACCGTCAACTCCGGCACCGTCGAGGCCGGCGACGACCTCCTCCTCGGTCCGATGCCCGACGGCACGTTCCGCGAGGTGGAGGTTCGCTCCATCGAGATGCATTATCACCGCGTCGACCGCGCGGAGGCGGGCCGGATCGTCGGCATCGCGCTCAAAGGTGTCGCCGAACGCGAGATCGAACGCGGGATGGTGTTGCTCCCTGCCGACGCCGATCCCACGCCCGTCCGCGAGTTCGAGGCCGAAGTGGTCGTGCTCAACCACCCGACCCGCATCGGAACGGGGTACGAGCCCGTCGTCCACCTCGAAACGATCAGCGAGGCGGCCGTCTTCCGCCCCGAGGGAGGACACCTCCTGCCCGGCGACCGCGGCACGGCGTCGGTCGAGTTCAAGTTCCGCCCCTACCTGATCGAGGAGGGACAGCGGTTCGTCTTCCGCGAAGGCCGGAGCAAGGGCGTCGGCACCGTCATCGGCGTCGACGAGTAA
- the pyrF gene encoding orotidine-5'-phosphate decarboxylase, which yields MTAFFDRLRERIERVDSVVSVGLDADPDRIPDFLSDRDLPRWAFNRRIIDATHEHAACYKPNAAFYEDADGWRALRETIAYAGGKDVPVLLDAKRADIGNTSRRYAELLDTADAITVNPYMGRDSLDPFLSREEAGVFVLCRTSNPGGADLQDLELASGEPLYRRVAALADLWNEHRNVGLVVGATAPEELETLRAEVPDIPFLVPGVGAQGGDAEAAVEYGLADGVGLVNSSRGIIFAGEDAPGNDEGAYFGAAGEAAKRLKKRLEQFR from the coding sequence ATGACCGCCTTCTTCGACCGTCTGCGCGAGCGCATCGAACGCGTCGACAGCGTCGTCTCCGTCGGCCTCGACGCCGACCCGGACCGCATTCCCGACTTTCTGTCCGACCGCGACCTGCCGCGGTGGGCGTTCAACCGCCGGATCATCGACGCTACCCACGAACACGCGGCCTGCTACAAACCCAACGCGGCCTTCTACGAGGACGCCGACGGGTGGCGCGCGCTCCGGGAGACGATCGCCTACGCGGGCGGGAAGGACGTGCCGGTTCTGTTGGACGCCAAGCGGGCCGACATCGGCAACACGTCGCGGCGGTACGCGGAACTGCTCGACACCGCCGACGCCATCACCGTCAACCCGTACATGGGCCGGGACTCGCTCGATCCTTTCCTCTCCCGCGAGGAGGCGGGGGTGTTCGTCCTCTGTCGCACGTCGAACCCGGGCGGCGCGGACCTGCAGGACCTCGAACTCGCCTCGGGCGAACCGCTCTACCGGCGCGTGGCGGCGCTGGCCGATCTGTGGAACGAGCACCGGAACGTCGGCCTCGTCGTCGGCGCGACGGCACCCGAGGAACTGGAGACGCTCCGCGCCGAGGTTCCGGACATCCCCTTTCTCGTCCCCGGCGTGGGGGCTCAGGGCGGCGACGCCGAGGCGGCGGTCGAGTACGGCCTCGCGGACGGCGTTGGCCTCGTCAACTCCTCGCGGGGGATCATCTTCGCGGGGGAGGACGCCCCCGGCAACGACGAGGGCGCGTACTTCGGCGCGGCGGGCGAGGCGGCCAAGCGACTCAAAAAACGACTCGAGCAGTTCCGCTAG
- a CDS encoding J domain-containing protein — MDRDRLVLGLAAMFAGLTVVLVVIAFVYQLFLLFLAIPFAATTYLMWHHSTGRIEERARREARASRGSAGRRQRRAPGGFGATARGAASGARASGRRTGAPGTDAGPSRREAYETLGLDPDASDDEVRRAYRSKVKEVHPDADGGDEEAFKRVNRAYERLRDG, encoded by the coding sequence GTGGACAGGGATCGACTCGTTCTCGGCCTCGCGGCGATGTTCGCTGGCCTCACGGTCGTCCTCGTAGTGATCGCGTTCGTCTACCAACTGTTCTTGCTCTTTCTGGCGATTCCGTTCGCGGCGACGACGTACCTCATGTGGCACCACTCGACGGGCCGGATCGAGGAGCGCGCCCGTCGGGAGGCGCGGGCGAGTCGGGGGTCCGCCGGCCGTCGGCAGCGCCGTGCCCCCGGTGGGTTCGGTGCGACGGCCCGCGGCGCGGCGTCGGGCGCCCGGGCGTCCGGGCGGCGGACCGGCGCCCCCGGGACAGACGCCGGCCCGAGTCGGCGCGAGGCCTACGAGACGCTCGGACTCGACCCCGACGCGAGCGACGACGAGGTGCGGCGGGCCTACCGATCGAAAGTCAAGGAGGTTCATCCGGACGCCGACGGGGGCGACGAGGAGGCGTTCAAGCGGGTGAACCGCGCGTACGAGCGGCTTCGGGACGGATAG
- a CDS encoding RNA-guided endonuclease InsQ/TnpB family protein has translation MADDYVRRTAITRLSVNGEQRELLEETISEWKCGCQLATDMAWGKCNAKSDVQPLAYDDVREQTDLGSQHAILATHQAAQAITGCIERRSNGKKVSKPIFTAPTVKYDTRTMTLFDDDTVSLSTTESRVRCDLALPNADDGYQRQYLNSKKWSVTESTLTARDGDYFLHIGFRRHKNDTERNTAKDGMVLGVDLGIENLAVTSTASFFSGRELTHDLREFEKVRTGLQQTGTRSAHRTLEQSSGRELRYVRDVLHRASNAIITEALRYECDVIAFEDLTYIRERTGASWGHKWAFRTLYEQVEYKAEAEGISVKQVGSAYTSKRCAECGFTADENRPTRNAFRCVKCESEANADYNAAKNIGMRYVRRGQQSSRRTGNSQLALKSGTVTPSGGFTAHPDGFKAEFMDKPHPPRANPSG, from the coding sequence GTGGCAGACGACTACGTGCGTCGGACCGCCATCACCCGCCTCTCAGTGAATGGTGAGCAACGCGAGTTGCTTGAGGAAACCATCTCCGAGTGGAAGTGTGGTTGCCAACTCGCTACGGACATGGCATGGGGCAAATGCAACGCCAAAAGCGACGTACAGCCCCTCGCCTACGACGACGTGCGTGAACAAACTGACCTCGGGAGTCAGCACGCGATTCTCGCCACACACCAAGCCGCACAAGCCATCACCGGCTGTATCGAACGTCGCTCGAACGGCAAGAAGGTCAGCAAACCAATCTTCACCGCACCCACGGTGAAATACGACACTCGGACAATGACGCTGTTTGACGACGATACCGTGTCACTCTCGACAACGGAGAGTCGCGTCCGGTGTGACCTTGCTCTCCCTAACGCCGACGACGGCTACCAACGGCAGTACCTCAACTCCAAGAAGTGGAGCGTCACGGAAAGTACGCTCACCGCCCGTGACGGCGATTACTTCCTGCATATCGGTTTCCGCCGACACAAGAACGATACCGAACGGAACACCGCCAAGGACGGAATGGTTCTCGGGGTTGACCTCGGTATCGAAAATCTCGCCGTTACGAGTACTGCCTCCTTCTTCAGCGGGCGGGAACTAACCCATGACCTCCGCGAGTTTGAGAAGGTACGCACCGGACTCCAACAGACCGGGACGAGAAGCGCCCACCGAACGCTTGAACAGTCCAGTGGTCGGGAACTTCGATACGTCAGAGACGTGCTTCACCGAGCGTCGAACGCCATTATTACGGAAGCACTCCGCTACGAGTGCGACGTGATCGCGTTCGAGGACTTAACCTATATCCGCGAGCGCACGGGAGCGTCGTGGGGCCACAAGTGGGCGTTCCGAACGCTCTATGAGCAAGTGGAGTACAAGGCTGAAGCCGAAGGTATCTCGGTGAAACAAGTTGGTTCGGCGTACACATCAAAGCGGTGCGCTGAGTGTGGATTCACGGCAGATGAGAATCGACCGACTCGAAATGCCTTCCGATGTGTGAAGTGCGAGTCGGAAGCGAACGCGGATTACAACGCGGCGAAGAACATCGGTATGCGGTATGTCCGTCGGGGCCAACAGTCGTCCCGGCGGACGGGCAACAGTCAGCTTGCCCTAAAGTCTGGAACGGTGACGCCGAGCGGGGGATTTACAGCCCACCCGGACGGGTTCAAGGCCGAGTTCATGGACAAGCCCCACCCTCCACGAGCGAACCCGTCAGGGTGA
- a CDS encoding ABC transporter permease: protein MGLQRYVAKRVLQAVLVVYVVATAVFVAVRSVPGDPARLVLGGNAGPEELAAVREELGLDEPIYVQYADWMADLARGDLGQSIFTGEAVITRILGAAEPTLSIGLVGICIALLVAIPGGIVSATRKGGWEDYAVTSVAFLGVSMPSFWIGIVLLLVVSTFVPFLPSYGYVSISEGVVPWLSHVILPGLAVGLPYAGIITRMTRSSMLEVLSEDYIQTARAKGLPPRTVLLKHGLQNALLPVVTVAGILFALLLGGIVAVEVVFGIQGFGRLLIRSIERQDFPIVQGSVIVISIIFVFMNLFVDLLYTSINPKIRYGGEA from the coding sequence ATGGGACTGCAACGGTACGTCGCAAAACGGGTGCTACAGGCGGTGCTGGTGGTGTACGTCGTCGCCACCGCAGTCTTCGTCGCCGTCCGGTCGGTTCCCGGTGATCCCGCCCGACTGGTCCTCGGCGGCAACGCCGGGCCGGAGGAGCTCGCCGCGGTGCGAGAGGAGCTCGGCCTCGACGAGCCGATCTACGTCCAGTACGCCGACTGGATGGCCGACCTCGCGCGCGGCGACCTCGGGCAGTCGATTTTCACCGGCGAAGCGGTGATCACGCGCATCCTCGGCGCCGCCGAACCGACGTTGAGCATCGGTCTCGTCGGCATCTGTATCGCCCTCCTGGTCGCCATTCCGGGCGGCATCGTGAGCGCGACCCGCAAAGGAGGATGGGAGGACTACGCCGTCACGAGCGTCGCCTTCCTCGGCGTCAGCATGCCGTCGTTCTGGATCGGTATCGTCCTGCTGCTCGTGGTCAGCACGTTCGTTCCGTTCCTGCCCTCGTACGGCTACGTGTCGATCAGCGAGGGGGTGGTGCCGTGGCTCTCCCACGTCATCCTTCCGGGACTGGCGGTCGGACTACCGTACGCCGGCATCATCACCCGGATGACCCGATCGTCGATGCTCGAAGTGCTGAGCGAGGATTACATACAGACCGCGCGCGCCAAGGGGCTCCCGCCACGGACCGTCCTGCTCAAACACGGGCTCCAGAACGCGCTCCTGCCGGTCGTCACCGTCGCCGGCATCCTCTTTGCCCTCCTCCTCGGCGGCATCGTCGCCGTCGAGGTGGTGTTCGGAATCCAGGGCTTCGGTCGCCTGCTCATCCGCTCCATCGAACGCCAGGACTTCCCCATCGTGCAGGGGTCGGTGATCGTCATCTCGATCATCTTCGTGTTCATGAACCTGTTCGTCGACCTGCTGTACACGTCGATCAATCCGAAGATTCGGTACGGAGGTGAGGCCTGA